DNA from Pseudomonas putida:
AGATGATCGGCATCAGCTTCATGACCTTGGCCTGCATCGGATCCGGCGGCGTCGGGTTCAGGCGCTGCTGGATGAACATGGTGGCGCCCATGATGATCGGCAGGATGAAGAACGGATCCTTGATCGACAGGTCGGTGATCCACAGCATCCACGGGGCCTGGCGCATCTCGACGCTTTCCAGCAGTACCCAGTACAGGGCCAGGAACACTGGCATCTGAACCAGGATCGGCAAGCAGCCACCCAGCGGGTTGATCTTCTCTTTCTTGTACAGCTCCATCATCGCCTGGGACATCTTCTGGCGATCGTCACCGAAGCGTTCCTTGAGCTGGGCCAGTTTCGGCGCAACGGCACGCATACGCGCCATCGAACGGTAGCTGGCAGCGGAAAGCGGGAAGAACAGACCCTTGATGAGCATGGTCAGGACAATGATCGACCAGCCCCAGTTACCCAACAGGCTGTGGATATGTTGCAGCAGCCAGAAGATAGGTTGGGCAATGAACCACAGGAAGCCGTAGTCGACGGTCAGTTCCAGGCCTGGGGACAGTTCCTTGAGCTTGGACTGGATCTTGGGGCCGGCATACAGCATGGCGCTGGTTTCAGCCTTGGCGCCAGCAGGGACGTTCAGGGCGGGACCGGTATAACCGATGATGTAGTTGCCTTGGCTGTCCTTGCGGGTCTGGACGACATTGTTGTCCGACTTGCTCGGGATCCAGGCGGTCACGAAGTAGTGCTGCAGCCAGGCGACCCAGCCACCGGACACATTTTCTTTCAAACTGCCTTTGTCGATGTCTTTCATCGACACTTTCTTGTACGGCTCCGAAGCTGTCCACAGGGCTGCACCCAGGTAGGTAGCGGTGCCGGTGGCTGTGCTCGACGACGGATCGGAGCTTGCGTCACGCTTGAGCTGGGCAAACAGGTTGCCATTCCAGGCTTGGCCGCTCTGGTTGTCGATCAGGTAGCTGACGGTCAGGTCGTACTCACCGCGCTTGAAGCTGAAGCGCTTGATGTAGTTGACGCCGTTCTCGCTGAACTTCAGGTCGACGACCAGTTGGTCTTGGCCATCAGCCAGTTGGTAGCTCTTGCTGTCGGAAGCGTACAGCGGGCGGCCGGTGGAACGGGCATCCGGGCCATTGCTGCCAGTCAGACCGCTCTGGGCCAGGTAGACACGCTCGCCGCCGTTGTCGAACAGCTGGAACGGAATGTCTGGATGGTCCTGGCGACGCGGGTACTTCGGCAGGGTCAACTGGACGATGTCGCCGCCCACCGGGTCGATAGCCAGGTTCAGGACATCAGTCTTGATCCGGATCAGGTCCTTGCTGACAGCGACCGGTGCCAGCTCGGCTGGGCTGGCTTCAGCATTGGTGCTCGGCACATCGGCGCTGGCGCCGTTGTTGCCGGCCGGCACGGTGTCCGGCAACGCCGGGGCCACATTGCTGGCAGCAGTATTCTGAGTCGGCAAGGCAGCCTGACCGTAGTCCTGGTTCCATTTCAGAACCATGACGTAGGACACGATTGCCAGGGCGACGATCAGGATCGTGCGTTTAATATCCATGATTACTCGGCTATCGAAGAAGTTCGGGAGGAAGGAGCGGGTGGAACGGGATCGAAACCACCGTCGTTCCACGGATGACAACGCCCCAGGCGACGAACGGCCAGCCACCCACCACGCAATAGGCCATGGTTTTCAATGGCTTCATAAGCGTAACAGGAGCAACTGGGGTAGAAACGACAGTGACTGGCCATCAGTGGACTAATGGCATAACGGTAAAACTGGATCGGAACGAGTGCCAGTTTACGCATCGTGACTGTCTACCCCTGCGGAATCGGCATTAGCCGCTGGAGAGGGCCGACTGCGAATCAGTCGCTTCCAGAGCTTGCCAAAGTGTT
Protein-coding regions in this window:
- the yidD gene encoding membrane protein insertion efficiency factor YidD → MRKLALVPIQFYRYAISPLMASHCRFYPSCSCYAYEAIENHGLLRGGWLAVRRLGRCHPWNDGGFDPVPPAPSSRTSSIAE
- the yidC gene encoding membrane protein insertase YidC: MDIKRTILIVALAIVSYVMVLKWNQDYGQAALPTQNTAASNVAPALPDTVPAGNNGASADVPSTNAEASPAELAPVAVSKDLIRIKTDVLNLAIDPVGGDIVQLTLPKYPRRQDHPDIPFQLFDNGGERVYLAQSGLTGSNGPDARSTGRPLYASDSKSYQLADGQDQLVVDLKFSENGVNYIKRFSFKRGEYDLTVSYLIDNQSGQAWNGNLFAQLKRDASSDPSSSTATGTATYLGAALWTASEPYKKVSMKDIDKGSLKENVSGGWVAWLQHYFVTAWIPSKSDNNVVQTRKDSQGNYIIGYTGPALNVPAGAKAETSAMLYAGPKIQSKLKELSPGLELTVDYGFLWFIAQPIFWLLQHIHSLLGNWGWSIIVLTMLIKGLFFPLSAASYRSMARMRAVAPKLAQLKERFGDDRQKMSQAMMELYKKEKINPLGGCLPILVQMPVFLALYWVLLESVEMRQAPWMLWITDLSIKDPFFILPIIMGATMFIQQRLNPTPPDPMQAKVMKLMPIIFTFFFLWFPAGLVLYWVVNNCLSIAQQWYITRSIEAATKKAAA